The Streptomyces sp. NBC_00670 genome window below encodes:
- the argB gene encoding acetylglutamate kinase codes for MSNQTRKHTALPKARILIEALPWLTRHHGKTVVIKFGGNAMVDEDLKAAFAQDVVFLRHAGLKPVVVHGGGPQISAALDRHGIVSEFKAGLRVTTEDAMDVVRMVLAGQVQRELVGLLNRHGPLAVGLTGEDAHTLTATKHTPEIDGEPVDIGRVGEITEIDTGAIEALLADGRIPVVSSIARSQDDHHVYNVNADTAAAALAAALGAETLMVLTDVEGLYEDWPNSDEVISRLTASQLEKLLPELSSGMVPKMEGCLHAVRGGVTTARVIDGRVPHSILLEIFTDEGIGTMVVPDGQGES; via the coding sequence ATGAGCAACCAGACGCGGAAGCACACCGCGCTCCCCAAGGCCCGGATCCTCATCGAGGCGCTGCCCTGGCTCACCCGCCACCACGGCAAGACGGTCGTCATCAAGTTCGGCGGCAACGCCATGGTGGACGAGGACCTGAAGGCGGCCTTCGCCCAGGACGTCGTCTTCCTGCGGCACGCCGGGCTCAAGCCGGTCGTCGTGCACGGCGGCGGCCCGCAGATCAGCGCCGCCCTCGACCGGCACGGCATCGTCAGCGAGTTCAAGGCCGGGCTGCGCGTCACCACCGAGGACGCCATGGACGTCGTACGGATGGTGCTCGCCGGGCAGGTGCAGCGCGAACTGGTCGGGCTGCTCAACCGGCACGGCCCGCTCGCCGTCGGCCTCACCGGCGAGGACGCGCACACCCTCACCGCCACCAAGCACACCCCCGAGATCGACGGCGAGCCGGTCGACATCGGACGGGTCGGCGAGATCACCGAGATCGACACCGGCGCCATCGAGGCACTGCTCGCCGACGGCCGCATCCCGGTCGTCTCCTCGATCGCGCGCAGTCAGGACGACCACCATGTCTACAACGTCAATGCTGATACGGCGGCTGCGGCACTCGCTGCGGCGCTGGGCGCCGAGACCCTGATGGTCCTCACCGACGTCGAGGGCCTCTACGAGGACTGGCCGAACAGCGACGAGGTGATCAGCCGGCTCACCGCGAGCCAGCTGGAGAAACTGCTGCCGGAGCTCTCCTCGGGCATGGTGCCCAAGATGGAGGGCTGTCTGCACGCCGTACGGGGCGGCGTCACCACCGCCCGCGTCATCGACGGCCGGGTCCCGCACTCGATCCTGCTGGAGATCTTCACCGACGAGGGCATCGGCACGATGGTCGTGCCGGACGGACAGGGGGAGTCGTGA
- a CDS encoding FAD:protein FMN transferase, which translates to MGTVFSFDVRGGDPDAVRRALTEAVAGLHRVDEVFSTYREHSQISRLARGELAVEECDPEVAEVLALGAEAERRSEGWFSVRYEGRLDPTGIVKGWACERAARALAAAGATGVSVNGGGDVQLYGVPGPQRPWRVGISDPLRPGGLAAVVSAAGVERLAVATSGTAERGAHIVDPRTKRSAVTDLVAVTVVGPALTWVDAWATAAFAMGSREALVWLESLPDAEALLITAGNEVRATSGLASRLG; encoded by the coding sequence ATGGGGACCGTCTTCTCCTTCGACGTGCGCGGTGGTGATCCGGACGCCGTGCGGCGGGCGCTGACCGAGGCGGTCGCCGGACTCCACCGGGTGGACGAGGTCTTCAGCACCTACCGCGAGCACAGCCAGATCTCCCGGCTCGCCCGGGGGGAGCTGGCCGTGGAGGAGTGCGATCCGGAGGTCGCCGAGGTGCTGGCGCTGGGTGCCGAGGCCGAGCGCCGCAGCGAGGGCTGGTTCAGCGTGCGCTACGAGGGCCGGCTCGACCCGACCGGGATCGTCAAGGGCTGGGCCTGTGAGCGGGCCGCCCGTGCGCTGGCGGCGGCCGGGGCGACGGGGGTCAGCGTCAACGGCGGTGGCGACGTGCAGTTGTACGGCGTGCCCGGGCCGCAGCGGCCCTGGCGGGTCGGGATCTCCGATCCGTTGCGGCCGGGTGGGCTCGCGGCGGTGGTGTCGGCGGCGGGGGTGGAGCGGTTGGCGGTCGCCACGTCGGGGACGGCGGAGCGGGGGGCACACATCGTGGATCCGCGGACGAAGCGTTCCGCGGTGACCGACCTTGTGGCGGTCACCGTGGTGGGGCCGGCGCTCACGTGGGTGGACGCGTGGGCGACGGCGGCGTTCGCGATGGGGTCGCGGGAGGCGTTGGTGTGGTTGGAGTCCCTCCCGGACGCGGAGGCGCTGCTGATCACGGCGGGGAACGAGGTGCGGGCGACGAGCGGGTTGGCTTCTCGGCTGGGGTGA
- a CDS encoding glycosyltransferase family 2 protein: MLISIVAPCHNEEDVIERFHEEVGKVVDDLLPLGHDTEFVYVDDGSRDRTLTLLRSLADRDPRVRYVSLSRNFGKEAALLAGLRHASGDCVVVMDSDLQHPPRLIPRLVELHAQGYDQVMARRDRGGDRFTRTLTARLYYRIVNRLVDVELVDGVGDFRLLSRRVVDAVLSMSEYNRFSKGLFAWVGFPGTTLAYENEVRTHGRSSWTLKSLLNYGLDGLLSFNNRPLRTALHLGMGLLLCAALYTAWIVGAALVNGVRTPGYVTTITVVTALAGVQMVMLGVVGEYTGRIYYEVKGRPHFLVKASNVRGAETGPGTEAGQRAEGVAHPGSETGSGTETGAKTEAGTGAKTEARTGAGTTRKHLVR; the protein is encoded by the coding sequence ATGCTCATCTCGATCGTCGCCCCCTGCCACAACGAGGAAGACGTCATCGAACGCTTCCACGAGGAAGTCGGCAAGGTCGTCGACGACCTGCTGCCGCTCGGCCACGACACCGAGTTCGTGTACGTCGACGACGGCAGCCGCGACCGCACCCTGACCTTGCTGCGCTCCCTCGCCGACCGCGATCCGCGGGTACGGTACGTCTCGTTGAGCCGTAACTTCGGCAAGGAGGCCGCCCTGCTCGCCGGACTGCGTCACGCCTCGGGGGACTGCGTCGTCGTCATGGACTCCGATCTGCAGCACCCGCCGCGGCTGATCCCCCGCCTGGTCGAACTGCACGCACAGGGCTACGACCAGGTGATGGCCCGCCGCGACCGCGGCGGCGACCGGTTCACCCGGACCCTCACCGCCCGCCTGTACTACCGGATCGTCAACCGGCTCGTCGACGTCGAACTCGTCGACGGCGTCGGCGACTTCCGGCTGCTGTCGAGGCGCGTGGTGGACGCCGTGCTGTCCATGAGCGAGTACAACCGCTTCTCCAAGGGCCTGTTCGCCTGGGTCGGCTTCCCCGGCACCACGCTCGCCTACGAGAACGAGGTGCGCACCCACGGCCGCAGCTCCTGGACGCTGAAGTCCCTGCTCAACTACGGCCTCGACGGGCTGCTGTCGTTCAACAACCGGCCCCTGCGCACCGCCCTCCACCTCGGCATGGGGCTGCTGCTGTGCGCCGCGCTCTACACCGCGTGGATCGTCGGCGCGGCACTCGTCAACGGGGTGCGCACCCCCGGCTACGTCACGACGATCACCGTGGTCACGGCGCTGGCCGGGGTACAGATGGTGATGCTGGGCGTGGTGGGGGAGTACACCGGCCGGATCTACTACGAGGTCAAGGGCCGCCCGCACTTCCTGGTGAAGGCGAGCAATGTGCGAGGTGCGGAGACCGGGCCGGGCACGGAGGCCGGGCAGCGCGCGGAGGGCGTGGCGCACCCGGGGAGCGAGACGGGGAGCGGCACGGAGACGGGTGCGAAGACCGAGGCGGGGACCGGCGCGAAGACCGAGGCGAGGACCGGTGCGGGAACCACACGGAAGCACCTCGTCCGCTGA
- a CDS encoding ferredoxin reductase family protein translates to MRRIRPRRSPAVPLLLAVWAGAAAVLWLWWTNTPSLADTNAKILNAGRITGLLAGYLMALVVLQMARVPALERRVGSDRVARWHAMSGRYTISLVVAHVVLTMYGYALQAGKGFGDIVQQTVDSVGQLPDLGKAVIGTGLLVLIALLSMGPVRRRIPYDFWYHVHLLTYAVVFLTFWHQLSTGNDFVVQPTAKTFWYALYGSVTALVVWYRILTPLRLNLRHRMRVEAVIEETPGVVSVLITGRRLHRIGAEPGQFFRWRFLAPGMRFSSHPYSLSAAPRPNMLRITVKAIGDHSSALRGLRPGTRVWAEGPYGAMTAQRRSRGKVLLVAGGVGITPMRALFETLPGAAGDLTLLYRANTTQDLALWDELAQIARERGARLMYAVNSPEGERPDISADTLRRKLPDIDRHDVFMCGPPGFAQQVYEALRGAGVPARRIHHESFEM, encoded by the coding sequence ATGCGCCGCATCCGCCCACGCCGCTCCCCCGCCGTCCCGCTGCTGCTCGCCGTCTGGGCGGGCGCGGCCGCGGTGCTGTGGCTGTGGTGGACGAACACGCCGTCCCTGGCCGACACCAACGCCAAGATCCTCAACGCGGGCCGGATCACCGGACTGCTCGCCGGCTACCTCATGGCCCTGGTGGTGCTCCAGATGGCCCGGGTGCCCGCGCTGGAACGCCGGGTGGGCTCGGACCGGGTGGCCCGCTGGCACGCGATGAGCGGCCGCTACACCATCAGCCTCGTCGTCGCCCACGTCGTCCTGACGATGTACGGGTATGCCTTGCAGGCCGGGAAGGGGTTCGGCGACATCGTCCAGCAGACGGTCGACTCCGTCGGACAGCTGCCCGACCTGGGCAAGGCGGTGATCGGCACCGGGCTGCTGGTGCTGATCGCGCTGCTGTCCATGGGACCGGTGCGCCGCCGCATCCCGTACGACTTCTGGTACCACGTCCATCTGCTCACCTACGCGGTGGTGTTCCTGACCTTCTGGCACCAGCTCTCCACCGGCAACGACTTCGTCGTGCAGCCCACCGCCAAGACGTTCTGGTACGCGCTGTACGGCTCGGTGACCGCGCTGGTGGTGTGGTACCGCATCCTCACCCCGCTGCGGCTGAACCTGCGGCACCGGATGCGGGTCGAGGCGGTGATCGAGGAGACGCCCGGGGTGGTGTCGGTGCTGATCACCGGGCGCCGGCTGCACCGGATCGGCGCCGAGCCGGGGCAGTTCTTCCGCTGGCGGTTCCTGGCGCCGGGGATGCGGTTCAGCTCGCACCCGTACTCGCTCTCGGCGGCGCCCCGCCCGAACATGCTGCGCATCACCGTCAAGGCCATCGGCGACCACAGCTCCGCGCTGCGCGGGCTGCGCCCCGGCACCCGGGTGTGGGCCGAGGGCCCGTACGGGGCGATGACCGCGCAGCGGCGCAGCCGGGGCAAGGTGCTCCTGGTGGCGGGCGGGGTCGGCATCACGCCGATGCGGGCGCTGTTCGAGACGCTGCCCGGCGCCGCCGGTGATCTGACGCTGCTGTACCGGGCCAACACCACGCAGGACCTGGCGCTGTGGGACGAGCTGGCGCAGATCGCCCGGGAGCGCGGGGCGCGGCTGATGTACGCGGTCAACAGCCCCGAGGGGGAGCGGCCGGACATCTCCGCCGACACCCTGCGCCGCAAACTGCCGGACATCGACCGGCACGACGTCTTCATGTGCGGGCCGCCCGGCTTCGCACAGCAGGTCTACGAAGCACTGCGCGGCGCAGGCGTCCCCGCCCGCCGCATCCATCACGAGTCGTTCGAGATGTAG
- a CDS encoding acetylornithine transaminase, producing MSNRDTDKQDTGNQQLTARWQGALMNNYGTPRLPLVRGAGARLWDADGTEYLDFVGGIAVNALGHAHPAIVEAVSRQIASLGHVSNLFVAEPPVALAERLLQRFGRDGKVYFCNSGAEANEGAFKIGRLTGRPHMVATDGGFHGRTMGALALTGQPGKRDPFLPLPGEVTHVPYGDAQALAAAVTEETALVVIEPIQGENGVVVPPPGYLKAARAITAATGSLLVLDEVQTGVGRTGHWFEYQAHEGVLPDVVTLAKGLGGGLPLGATVAFGRAAELLRPGHHGSTFGGNPVACAAGLAVLDTIADEGLLDNVKRQSEKLRQGIEGLGHPLIDHVRGAGLLLGIVLTEPLAQKAQQAAQDAGLLVNAPAPDVVRLMPPLNLGDDEVEAFLRALPGVLAQAHGDGDPE from the coding sequence GTGAGCAACCGGGACACGGACAAGCAGGACACGGGCAACCAGCAGCTGACCGCCCGCTGGCAGGGCGCCCTGATGAACAACTACGGCACCCCCCGGCTGCCCCTGGTGCGCGGCGCGGGCGCCAGGCTGTGGGACGCCGACGGCACGGAGTACCTCGACTTCGTCGGCGGCATCGCGGTCAACGCCCTCGGCCACGCCCACCCGGCGATCGTCGAGGCCGTCAGCCGGCAGATCGCCTCCCTCGGCCACGTCTCCAACCTGTTCGTCGCCGAACCGCCGGTCGCGCTCGCCGAACGGCTGCTCCAGCGCTTCGGCCGGGACGGCAAGGTCTACTTCTGCAACTCCGGCGCCGAGGCCAACGAGGGCGCCTTCAAGATCGGCCGGCTGACCGGGCGGCCGCACATGGTCGCCACCGACGGCGGCTTCCACGGCCGCACCATGGGCGCCCTCGCGCTGACCGGCCAGCCCGGCAAGCGCGACCCGTTCCTGCCGCTGCCCGGCGAGGTCACCCACGTCCCCTACGGCGACGCGCAGGCACTGGCCGCCGCGGTGACCGAGGAGACCGCCCTCGTCGTCATCGAACCCATCCAGGGCGAGAACGGCGTCGTCGTCCCGCCCCCCGGCTATCTCAAGGCGGCCCGGGCGATCACCGCCGCCACCGGCTCGCTGCTGGTCCTGGACGAGGTGCAGACCGGCGTCGGCCGCACGGGCCACTGGTTCGAGTACCAGGCCCACGAGGGCGTCCTGCCCGACGTCGTCACCCTCGCCAAGGGGCTCGGCGGCGGACTGCCGCTCGGCGCCACCGTCGCCTTCGGCCGGGCCGCCGAACTGCTCCGGCCGGGCCACCACGGCTCCACCTTCGGCGGCAACCCGGTCGCCTGCGCCGCGGGGCTCGCCGTCCTCGACACGATCGCCGACGAGGGGCTGCTCGACAACGTCAAGCGGCAGAGCGAGAAGCTGCGCCAGGGCATCGAGGGGCTCGGCCACCCGTTGATCGACCATGTCCGGGGCGCCGGACTGCTGCTGGGTATCGTGCTCACCGAGCCGCTCGCCCAGAAGGCGCAGCAGGCGGCTCAGGACGCCGGCCTCCTGGTGAACGCGCCCGCCCCCGATGTCGTACGGCTGATGCCGCCGCTGAACCTCGGCGACGACGAGGTGGAGGCGTTCCTCCGGGCGCTCCCCGGCGTCCTGGCGCAGGCCCACGGGGACGGAGATCCGGAGTGA
- the argJ gene encoding bifunctional glutamate N-acetyltransferase/amino-acid acetyltransferase ArgJ has translation MSVTAAKGFTASGIAAGIKENGNPDLALVVNTGPRLAAAGVFTSNRVKAAPVLWSEQVLKGGQVSAVVLNSGGANACTGPKGFQDTHATAEKVAGTLDLNAAEVAVCSTGLIGVLLPMDKLLPGVEKAAAQLSAHGGEKAALAIKTTDTVHKTSVVTRDGWSVGGMAKGAGMLAPGLATMLVVLTTDADLDSATLDRALRAATKVTFDRVDSDGCMSTNDTVLLLASGASGVAPEYAEFAQAVRTVCDDLGQQLIRDAEGASKDIKVEVVNAASEDDAVEVGRSIARNNLLKCAIHGEDPNWGRVLSAIGTTKAAFEPDALNVAINGVWVCKNGGVGEDRDKVDMRYREVHIVADLAAGDETATIWTNDLTADYVHENSAYSS, from the coding sequence GTGAGTGTCACTGCCGCGAAAGGTTTCACCGCCTCCGGCATCGCAGCGGGCATCAAGGAGAACGGCAACCCCGACCTGGCCCTCGTGGTCAACACCGGGCCCCGCCTCGCCGCCGCGGGCGTCTTCACCTCCAACCGGGTCAAGGCCGCGCCGGTGCTCTGGTCCGAGCAGGTCCTCAAGGGCGGTCAGGTCTCCGCCGTGGTCCTCAACTCCGGCGGCGCCAACGCCTGTACGGGCCCGAAGGGCTTCCAGGACACGCACGCCACCGCCGAGAAGGTGGCCGGCACCCTGGACCTGAACGCCGCCGAGGTCGCCGTCTGCTCCACCGGACTCATCGGCGTCCTGCTCCCCATGGACAAGCTGCTGCCGGGCGTCGAGAAGGCCGCCGCACAGCTGTCGGCGCACGGCGGCGAGAAGGCCGCCCTCGCCATCAAGACCACCGACACCGTCCACAAGACCTCCGTCGTCACCAGGGACGGCTGGAGCGTCGGCGGCATGGCCAAGGGCGCCGGCATGCTCGCCCCCGGCCTCGCCACCATGCTCGTCGTCCTCACCACCGACGCCGACCTCGACAGCGCCACCCTGGACCGCGCCCTGCGCGCGGCCACGAAGGTGACCTTCGACCGCGTCGACTCCGACGGCTGCATGTCCACCAACGACACGGTGCTGCTCCTCGCCTCCGGCGCCTCCGGCGTCGCCCCGGAGTACGCCGAGTTCGCCCAGGCGGTCCGTACCGTCTGCGACGACCTCGGACAGCAGCTCATCCGGGACGCCGAGGGCGCCAGCAAGGACATCAAGGTCGAGGTCGTCAACGCGGCCTCGGAGGACGACGCCGTCGAGGTCGGCCGCTCCATCGCCCGCAACAATCTCCTCAAGTGCGCGATCCACGGCGAGGACCCCAACTGGGGCCGCGTCCTCTCCGCCATCGGCACCACGAAGGCCGCCTTCGAGCCGGACGCGCTCAACGTCGCCATCAACGGCGTCTGGGTCTGCAAGAACGGCGGCGTCGGCGAGGACCGCGACAAGGTCGACATGCGCTACCGCGAGGTCCACATCGTGGCCGACCTCGCGGCCGGCGACGAGACCGCGACCATCTGGACCAACGACCTCACCGCCGACTACGTCCACGAGAACAGCGCGTACAGCTCATGA
- a CDS encoding GtrA family protein, whose translation MSTTGTTETAAAPPVRPMARQILVFSLVGVVNTGTYYGSYLLLLPRLPYLAAHVLGSLISMTGSFFLNAWFTYRIKPTWRKFLLFPLTNATNFTVTTVGLYVIVDVLHSGSRFAPLLASAAAIPVTFVVSRMIMQPKGEGLPAQRGA comes from the coding sequence ATGTCCACGACCGGCACGACCGAGACCGCCGCCGCGCCACCCGTCCGTCCGATGGCGCGGCAGATCCTCGTCTTCTCCCTCGTCGGCGTCGTGAACACCGGCACGTATTACGGTTCCTATCTGCTGCTGCTGCCCCGGCTTCCCTATCTCGCCGCCCATGTGCTGGGATCCCTGATCAGCATGACCGGTTCCTTTTTCCTCAATGCGTGGTTCACCTATCGGATCAAGCCGACCTGGCGCAAATTCCTGCTTTTCCCGCTGACCAACGCCACGAATTTCACCGTCACCACCGTGGGTCTCTACGTGATCGTCGACGTCCTGCATTCCGGCAGCCGCTTCGCCCCGCTCCTCGCCTCCGCCGCGGCGATTCCGGTCACCTTCGTGGTCTCCCGCATGATCATGCAGCCGAAGGGGGAGGGTCTGCCCGCACAGCGAGGGGCCTGA
- a CDS encoding arginine repressor, which yields MSQPQHQDRDHETDQDQAGGPAVPQTRTARHRRIVDILNRQPVRSQSQLAKLLADDGLSVTQATLSRDLDELNAVKIRNNDGDLIYAVPSEGGFRTPRAPLGESAKEERMRRLSAELLISAEASANLVVLRTPPGAAQFLASAIDQAELHDILGTIAGDDTLLLISRDPSGGQNLADHLLRLAQNGH from the coding sequence ATGAGTCAGCCGCAGCACCAGGACCGGGACCACGAGACGGACCAGGACCAGGCGGGCGGGCCCGCGGTGCCGCAGACGCGCACCGCGCGCCACCGCCGGATCGTGGACATCCTCAACCGGCAGCCGGTGCGGTCGCAGAGCCAGCTCGCCAAGCTGCTGGCCGACGACGGGCTGAGCGTCACCCAGGCGACGCTCTCCCGGGACCTCGACGAGCTCAACGCGGTGAAGATCCGCAACAACGACGGCGACCTCATCTACGCGGTGCCGAGCGAGGGCGGCTTCCGCACGCCGCGCGCTCCGCTGGGCGAGTCGGCGAAGGAGGAGCGGATGCGGCGGCTCTCCGCGGAGCTGCTGATCTCCGCGGAGGCGTCCGCGAACCTGGTGGTCCTGCGCACCCCGCCGGGCGCGGCCCAGTTCCTGGCCTCGGCGATCGACCAGGCGGAACTGCACGACATCCTGGGCACGATCGCGGGCGACGACACGCTGCTGCTCATCAGCAGGGATCCCTCCGGGGGCCAGAACCTGGCGGACCACTTGCTGCGATTGGCCCAGAACGGCCACTGA
- the argC gene encoding N-acetyl-gamma-glutamyl-phosphate reductase produces the protein MAVRAAVAGASGYAGGEVLRLLLAHPEVEIGALTGNSNAGTRLGALQPHLLPLTDRVLEETTPEVLAGHDVVFLALPHGQSAAVAERLGPDVLVVDMGADFRLKDPADWERFYGSPHAGTWPYGLPELPGGRAALEGSKRIAVPGCYPTAVSLALFPAYAAGLAEPEAVVVAASGSSGAGKAPKPHLLGSEVMGSMSPYGVGGGHRHTPEMIQNLGAVAGEPVTVSFTPTLAPMPRGILATCSAKARDGVTAESVRAAYEKAYADEPFVHLLPEGQWPATASVYGSNAVQVQVAYDPAAHRVLAISALDNLTKGTAGGAVQSMNIALGLDETTGLSTIGVAP, from the coding sequence ATGGCTGTACGTGCGGCAGTGGCCGGAGCGAGTGGATACGCGGGCGGGGAAGTCCTGCGCCTGCTCCTCGCGCACCCCGAGGTCGAGATCGGCGCACTCACCGGGAACTCCAACGCGGGGACGCGCCTGGGCGCGCTCCAGCCCCACCTGCTCCCGCTCACCGACCGCGTGCTGGAGGAGACCACCCCCGAGGTCCTCGCCGGACACGACGTGGTCTTCCTCGCGCTGCCCCACGGGCAGTCCGCCGCCGTCGCCGAGCGGCTCGGCCCGGACGTCCTCGTCGTCGACATGGGCGCCGACTTCCGGCTGAAGGACCCGGCCGACTGGGAGCGCTTCTACGGCTCCCCGCATGCCGGCACCTGGCCCTACGGCCTCCCCGAACTGCCGGGCGGCCGCGCTGCGCTGGAGGGGTCCAAGCGCATCGCGGTGCCCGGTTGCTACCCCACGGCCGTCTCGCTCGCGCTCTTCCCGGCCTACGCCGCCGGGCTCGCCGAGCCCGAGGCCGTGGTCGTCGCCGCCTCCGGCAGCTCCGGCGCGGGCAAGGCGCCCAAGCCGCATCTGCTCGGCTCCGAGGTCATGGGCTCCATGTCCCCCTACGGCGTCGGCGGCGGCCACCGGCACACCCCCGAGATGATCCAGAACCTCGGCGCGGTGGCCGGCGAGCCCGTCACGGTCTCCTTCACGCCCACCCTCGCCCCGATGCCCCGCGGCATCCTCGCCACGTGCAGCGCGAAGGCCCGCGACGGCGTCACCGCCGAGTCCGTGCGCGCCGCGTACGAGAAGGCCTACGCCGACGAACCCTTCGTCCACCTGCTCCCCGAGGGACAGTGGCCCGCCACCGCCTCCGTGTACGGCTCCAACGCCGTCCAGGTGCAGGTCGCGTACGACCCCGCCGCGCACCGGGTCCTCGCGATCAGCGCCCTCGACAACCTGACCAAGGGCACCGCGGGCGGTGCCGTGCAGAGCATGAACATCGCCCTCGGGCTCGACGAGACGACAGGTCTCTCCACGATCGGAGTCGCACCGTGA